The following coding sequences are from one Macaca mulatta isolate MMU2019108-1 chromosome 7, T2T-MMU8v2.0, whole genome shotgun sequence window:
- the LOC106999105 gene encoding uncharacterized protein LOC106999105 produces MGQGVRGPGPSEVSEKRSQEDARLLRPVADTRGQGGAAGTAPEEGAAQTQPGGRTKSGRGGRLLAPACGVGPCSWRGEPRAPAAPRRGREGGHSPRVRHPTASPSSPSPSADDGPAPLCLACHARTLPPPRPVEAPGTPGPFPSTTAAPPRPRADPLSLPPPRPEAENPAAAAKQISSHQLKTLREKRLTCSEQGGILLADCS; encoded by the exons ATGGGCCAGGGGGTCAGGGGACCGGGTCCCTCAGAGGTGTCAGAAAAACGCTCCCAGGAGGACGCCAGGCTGCTGAGGCCCGTGGCTGACACCAGGGGGCAGGGCGGGGCGGCGGGGACAGCTCCGGAGGAGGGAGCCGCCCAGACCCAGCCCGGGGGACGTACGAAGAGCgggcgtggtgggcgcctgctAGCTCCGGCTTGCGGTGTTGGGCCTTGCTCGTGGAGGGGAGAGCCCCGGGCCCCGGCCGCCCCGCGCCGTGGCCGGGAAGGGGGACACAGCCCACGCGTGCGGCACCCGACGGCTTCTCCCAGCAGCCCGAGCCCCAGTGCAGACGACGGCCCGGCCCCTTTGTGCCTGGCGTGTCACGCGCGGACGCTCCCGCCGCCGCGCCCGGTAGAGGCCCCCGGCACCCCGGGCCCCTTTCCAAGCACAACAGCGGCCCCGCCGCGGCCCCGCGCTGACCCACTTTCCCTCCCGCCTCCTCGACCCGAGGCTGAGAATCCAGCGGCCGCCGCCAAGCAG ATCTCATCCCATCAGTTGAAGACCTTAAGAGAAAAGAGACTGACCTGCTCTGAGCAAGGAGGAATTCTGCTGGCAGACTGCTCGTGA